Genomic DNA from Pseudomonas fitomaticsae:
GCGCTACCAGGGTTTTCGCCACTTGCTCGCGGGCGGCGAACGAGCCGGGATCATTCTGCTCACGCAGGATTTCATCGGCACCCTGGACCAGCGCCTGGGCGCTGGTGACGTCCTGCAGAGCGGAAAGACGCAGGCTGGCCAGACGCAGCAAGTGCTCGGCCTCGGCCAGACGCCAGTCCTTGCGGCTGGCGCCAAGGACGGTTTCCAGACGTTGATTGAGGCGTTGCTGATCGCCCTGGAGTTGCGTCACCAGACGTTGGCGATCGGCAAGTTCATCGGCGCCGGGCAATTGCCCGAGACGCTCGGTCAGTCGTTGCTCGTTGAGCTTCAGGGTCTGTGCCTGATCACTCAACGCCTGAACCTGACTCAATTGATTTTGAGTGTTGGCCTGCAGGTGTCGCACCTGCCAGACACCCCAGCCACCCACCGCAACACCGGCGGCGCCGAGCAGCAGTGCGAGAATGGCCAATCCGTTGCCTCGGCGCGGTTCGGCGGCCGGTGGCGGTGCATCAACCGGTGCATCGATCACAGGTTGAACGTCATCTTTAGGCAAGGCTGTTTCGCTCACGTATCCATCCTTTGCATTAGAGAACGGGCACGGGATGCTCCCGTAACGCCGTCAGCAAGGCCGCGGCACTGGCGCCGCGACAATCCACAACTGTTCGGGCCCCGGCGGCACTGGCCTGCTCGGCAACCCTTGGGCTTGGAACAAACAACGGCAACTGCGCAAGCACAGGCCAGGTATCGCCGGCCAGTTGGCGCAGGTGCTCGAAACCCTGTCCACTGCTGACCACCAGCCCGTTCAGGCGTTCCGCTGCAATCCTGCGGGGCAGCTCCTGCGGCGGATAGTCCGGCAGGTCGCGACGGTACAACTCCAGATATTCGACACTAGCACCAAGCGCGCGCAGACGCTCGGCCAGCAGCTCGCGTCCGCCATCCCCGCGCAGGATCAACACCTGCGAGCCGGGCACGGCCACCGCCGCCAGCAGACGCGGCAATTGCAGCAAGGCTTCGCTGTCGTCACCCGCGTCCGGGAAGCTCACATCCAGCCCCCGATCCCGAAGGATAGCGGCGGTCGCTGCACCCACGCTGAACCACGGCATCGCAGGAGTCGCCAGACCCAAAGAGTCGAGCAGATCCACCGCGATCCGCGCCGCTGGCTTGCTGACCACGATCACCGCGCTGTAACGCGGCAGTTGCGTGATTGTGTGGCGCATTGTGTCAGAGACCGGCAGTGGCGCGATTTCCAAAAGCGGCAGACAGCTGCTGAAAAACCCTTGTTCGGCCAGCACGGTGGCGAGCGCCGAACAGTCCTCCGCCGGGCGCGTCAGCAGCAGGCGCCAGGCGGTCACTCGTGACCTGCCTCGCCGTAGACTGCCTTGAGAATATCGTCGGCGCCCTGGCTGAGCAGGTCTTCAGCAACTTGCACGCCCAGCGTCTGGGCTGCGGCACGCGGCGCACGGGCTTGAGCACTAAGCAGCTTGCCGCCGCTCGGCTCGCCCACCAGACCGCGCAGCCACAACTGATCGCCTTCAAGCACGGCGTAGCAGGCGATCGGCACCTGGCAGCCGCCATTCAGATGTTTGTTGAGGGCACGCTCGGCGGTGACACGGTCTGCGGTGTCCGCGTGATGCAGGGGTGCGAGCAAGGCATGGATTTCAGTGTCGGCGCTGCGGCATTCGATACCGACAGCGCCTTGGCCACCGGCCGGCAGGCTGTCGTCGACGCTGATGGCCGAGGTGATGCGATCTTCGAAACCGAGGCGGATCAGGCCGGCTGCCGCGAGGATGATCGCGTCGTACTCGCCGGCGTCGAGCTTGGCCAGACGGGTGTTGACGTTACCGCGCAGGAAACGGATCTCCAGATCCGGGCGGCGCGTCAGCAACTGCGCCTGGCGACGCAGGCTGGAGGTGCCGACGATGCTGCCGGCAGGCAACGCATCGAGGCTGGAATACGTATTGGAGACGAACGCGTCACGCGGATCTTCGCGCTCGCAGATGCAGAACAGACCGAGGCCTTCGGGGAAATCCATCGGCACGTCTTTCATCGAATGCACGGCGATGTCGGCTTCGTTTTCCAGCAGCGCGGTTTCTAGTTCCTTGACGAACAGGCCCTTGCCGCCGATTTTCGACAGGGGCGAATCAAGCAGCTTGTCGCCGCGACTGACCATGGGCACCAGCGTCACCAGCAGGCCCGGGTGGGCTGCTTCCAGACGGGCTTTGACGTATTCGGCCTGCCAGAGGGCCAGAGCACTTTTGCGGGTGGCGATGC
This window encodes:
- a CDS encoding uroporphyrinogen-III synthase, producing the protein MTAWRLLLTRPAEDCSALATVLAEQGFFSSCLPLLEIAPLPVSDTMRHTITQLPRYSAVIVVSKPAARIAVDLLDSLGLATPAMPWFSVGAATAAILRDRGLDVSFPDAGDDSEALLQLPRLLAAVAVPGSQVLILRGDGGRELLAERLRALGASVEYLELYRRDLPDYPPQELPRRIAAERLNGLVVSSGQGFEHLRQLAGDTWPVLAQLPLFVPSPRVAEQASAAGARTVVDCRGASAAALLTALREHPVPVL
- the hemC gene encoding hydroxymethylbilane synthase, producing the protein MSSREIRIATRKSALALWQAEYVKARLEAAHPGLLVTLVPMVSRGDKLLDSPLSKIGGKGLFVKELETALLENEADIAVHSMKDVPMDFPEGLGLFCICEREDPRDAFVSNTYSSLDALPAGSIVGTSSLRRQAQLLTRRPDLEIRFLRGNVNTRLAKLDAGEYDAIILAAAGLIRLGFEDRITSAISVDDSLPAGGQGAVGIECRSADTEIHALLAPLHHADTADRVTAERALNKHLNGGCQVPIACYAVLEGDQLWLRGLVGEPSGGKLLSAQARAPRAAAQTLGVQVAEDLLSQGADDILKAVYGEAGHE